ATTATTCTGTCAATACCAAATGATGGCTCTATGACATGTGGATAGACCTTTTCACCTGTCACAACCTTCTCAACGTCCTCAAAGCTGACATCATCTGGCAGTATTTCGAATTCACCTTCAAGGATGAATCTGCCATCATTCTTGAACGCTTTTTCCACTTCATCAGCTTCAATTTCACTGAGGGCCTGGGCTATCCTTTTGGCGTCCTTCCGGAACCTTGGACCAAGTCTACCCATGTCAGGTTTAACAGTGCGCCTTTTAATCTTCTTCGGCTTGTCGTACTCTATGAAAACCCTTAAGTCCTCGCCGCTGTACTGGCTGTGGGATCTGAGGTCATAGTCTGTCCTGTCAGCTATACCTATAATCTCTATCCAGCCATAGGAATCTGTGAACGCCTCAACGTCCCAGCAGTCAATTGCATAGTGGGCCATTTCAGATGGTAGGTGCTGCCTGAACCTCAGGGCATCCTCGGGTATGCCTATATCTGTGAGGAACCTCTTTGCAAGGCAGAGGTGGTATGTCAGTATTTCACTTGATACAACCCCCTTTTCAACTGCTTCAGCTGCAGTCATCTCAGAGGGCTCTGAACCATCAAGCTGGGCATCTGCAGAATATAATCTGAGTTTATCCCCTTTGACAGTATCAAACTCTGGGTGTGACTTGTCTTCAGGGTTGACGAATATCTCTGCCTCTGCCTGTGTGAACTCACGGAGCCTTATAACACCCTGTCTGGGTGATATCTCATTGCGGTATGATTTGCCCAGCTGAACAACACCGAATGGCAAGCGGTTTCTGAAGAACCTCAGAAGCCTCTTGAAGGGTATGAATATCCCCTGGGCAGTTTCAGGTCTGAGGTACCCTGTTTTTTTTCCTTTAGCCCCTATCAGGGTCTGGAACATGAGGTTGTAGCTCCATACATGGGTCAGGTGTCCACCACACCTAGGGCACCTTATAGCCTCATCTGATATGATCTCTGTAAGCTCCTGGTTTTCGAGGCCCTCAACATCCCTTCCCGTCGCCTCCTCTATGATGTGGTCGGCCCTGTAGACATCCATGCACTCCTTGCACTGGGTCATTGGGTCATTGAAGTGGTCAACGTGTCCTGATGCCTTGAGGGCCTCCTCTGGCATTATTGTGGGGGACTCTATTTCATAGAAGCCCTCCCTGACCACATAGAATTCACGCCACCTGTTCATTATCTTATTCTTGAGTGTTGCTCCAAGCGGTCCGTAATCCACAAAACCTGCCACACCTGAGTAGATCTCAAATGAAGACCACAGGAAACCTCTCTTCCTTGCAACAGTCATTGTCTTTTCATGATTCAATATGATCACTCCTTTTTCATCAGATCCTTGAGGTTCTTATTTCATAATCATCCTTTATCCTGCTTGTCTGGGGCCTTGTCTGGCCGATATATTTGCTTTCACGTGATGGGTGACCATATGGTTTTTCCGCAGGACTTGTCATTGTCTCAAAGACTATCTGGCAGACCCTCTGGCCAGGGTAGAGAGCCACTGGCATCTTACCTATGTTGGATATCTCAAGGGTTATCCTCCCATGGAAGCCGGGGTCCACGTATCCTGCAGTTACATGCATGGTTATGCCGAGCCTCCCGATGGATGAACGGCCCTCAACCCTTGCAACAAGGTTGTCTGGCAGCCCTATGTATTCATAGGTTGTTGCAAGGGCAAATTCACCTGGATGTATTATGAATGGACCCTCCTCGACATGAAAGGTCTCCATGTAGGACTCTATATCCGCGGGGTCCTTCGGGTCTATGCAGGGTTTTCTTATGACCCTGAATCCCCTGAATTCATCGCCTATTCTAAGGTCAACTGATGATGGCTGTATCTGCCTTTCAGGGTCGTCAAGGGGGTCTATGGTTATCAGTCCCTCCTCAAGGTACCTCTTTATGTCACGGTCGCTGAGTATTGCCATTAAAACATCTCCTCTCTATTCTCAGGATCATTCTTTTTCCTTCATTTTGCTCTTTCCAAGCATCTCTTCTTTAGGTTTCGCCATTTTCCTTAAACTTGATCTTCCCATAACATGTCCTCTTCATCCCGGGGTATCATCCTTTTCTTTCACCTTGATCTCCTTGGGGTTTTCAACGGCGTCAGGGATGCCGCTGCTGTTACCCACACCTATTATGAGGATTGAATCTGCATCTGATCTTGATATTATATCCTCTATCCTTGAGCGGGCGACGCTGCAGGCGTCAAGTATTTCCCTTGTCATCTGGGACATTGCCTCCTCAGGGGACATCTTTATTATGATGGCGTGGGTTCTGTGTTCAAGTATCATGTTCTCCATGAACCACTTTTCAACGCCGGGGCCACCTATGGCCACCCCGACACCCTCAGCCACGGCACCCGTTTTTTCACCCTCCAGTTTGGCGGCAGCATCCACCATTATCACCTCATGGAACTCATCCTCACTGAGGATCTCCTCAAGGGCCTTCACCACCATTCCAAGCCTTGAACCAGGACCATGCGGCTTCAGAATACCAATATCCTTATCCATGAATCTTTTCCTTACATAGACCATTTCATGGAGGTGTTTTTTACTGTCCTCTTCATCTATGAGCATCCCTGCTGTGAGGGGACCGGCACCGTCACCCAGGGGGAGGGATGATGAGATTGCCCTGCAGCCCTCCAGGTATGCCCTGGCGGTCCTCATGATCAGCTCAAGGTTCATCTGAAGGGCAACCAGAATCTGAAGGTTTCCTGTCTTCCTTGAGAGTTCAAGGTTATGCCTCAGAAATTTGAGGATACCTCTGATACCTGCGGTCACCTTTATGCACATTATTATGCTGGCCTTTTTTTCACTGTCCGCATCTGGGGAAATTTCTTCAACCATCTCCCTGATACGGAGGTCTCCCATCTCAAGGAGCCTCCTGAATTTATCTGCAAGTCCTGATGGATCAATATCTGAGGGGGGTACTATGAAGAACTCCAGGCAGTCATCCAGGAGACCCTCATCTGTGATTCCGCTGAGGTCCATTATGGTCTTCCTAGCTTTCTTCTCCATATCATCCAGTTCCCTTATGGCACCCTCAACCGCGGAGAACATCCTCATCCTGATTATAACAGGCAGAAAAATTATTAGTACAATGAAGATAATGAGACCCGCCATGTCCATTAAACCGAAAAACAGACCAAGACCTCCTGAACCTTATTCTTTCATCCTGTTTTTTATTCTCCGGAGGACACCCTTAAGTGTATGGGCCTCCCTTGCTGTTATGAAGGCCCTCCCGGTCACATTCCTGAACACCCTCGAGGCAACCCTCTCCTTGTGTGGAGGAATGTCAATCAATGAGAGTATTTCGTCCATCTCATCAACGAGAAGTTTTTTTTCAACTCCTGAGGCCTCCTCAAGTCCTTCACAGTCAAAATCTCTTTTTTTGAATATCTCATAAAATATTATTGCTGCGGCGTGGGTTATATTCATTATGGGGTATTCTCTATCTGTGGGTATACTCACCACCATGTCGCATAGGCCAAGTTCCCTGTTTGATAGCCCGTCACCCTCACGGCCGAAGAGGATGAAGGTCCTTGAGGAGGGGTTGATGGCTGAGGCGAGCTGGGATGGCCTCAGGGGTATCCTGTCAACGTTGTAGCTCCCTCCAGGTACACCTGTTGTTCCAACAAGAAAGTCAGGTTCAAGTTTTTCTATCATCTCATCAAGGGTCTGGTAGATGATCGCATCTTCAACAAGGTCCCTGGCATGCATCGCCTGGTAATAGGCTTCATCCTCAAGGATGCAGGGGTTTATGAGGATGAGATTTTGAAGGCCGAAGTTCTTCATGGCCCTCGCAAGGAAACCCACGTTTCCAGGGGTTTCAGGTTCCACAAACACGACGCCAATGTTTCTGGAGAGGAGCTCGTAAACTTCCATATACAGCCCCCTCAGTCGTCAGAATAGGCCATGTCAAGGAGTTCAAGGATGTTCATAACCTTCACGTCCCCAAGACCCTCCTTCTCAAGGGAATCCTTTATATGGAGCTGGCAGAAGGGGCATATTGTTATCACGGCGTCAACATTGAGTTTGCGTATCATCTCAGCCTTCTTCCTTCCCAGGCTTTCGGCTATCTCAGGTTTACCGGATTTCACACCCCCACCTGATCCACAGCACTGCCCCTGTTTTTCCATTTCAACAAATTCAAGGCCCGGAATGCTGTTAAGTATCTTCCTTGGTTCCAGTTTAACGCCCTGGCCCCTTAGAAGGTGGCAGGGGTCATGGTAGGTCACCCTCATGTTGACTGGCTTCATTTTAATGTCGTCGATCCGATCTGCCAGGAATTCGCTGATGTCAAAGACGTTCAGTTCAACGCCATAACGGGGATAGTCCTTCTTGAGGGTGGCTCCGCAGCCAGCACAGACTGTTATTATGGTGTCATACCCCTCGAGGGCCCTCCTGTTTTTCTCAACAAGATCCTCAACAATGTCGAGCTGGCCTGTCCTTATCATGGGTGATCCGCAGCACACCTGACCATCAGGCACATCAACCTCAAAGCCGTGTTCTCTGAGCACCCTTAGAAGTGCCATTCCAACCTCAGGCATCCTGTAGTCGACCAGGCATCCTGTGAAGAACCCTATCCTTGAATCTGGTTTCCTCGCCACTGATTCAATGAAACCATCCTTTATGCGGTCAACAGATCTACCTGTCTCTGAAATGAGTTTTTTGATCTTCCTGTGGGCATCGAGGGGCCCAGCACCCTCTCTGCATGCCATGGCCCTCAGTTTTTCAATTGCATCTCCGGGTACATTGAGTTCCTTGGGGCATACCTCGGCACATTTACCGCAGGTGGTACAGCAGTAAAGTCCCTCCTTGACAGCCCCGGCAGCTCTTTTGGCCTCATCACGGGGATCGAAGGCAAATTTTGATATGTACCTCATGAAGTAGGGCCCTGCATACTCTGTGCTCTCCTTTATAACGGGACATGAACTTATACAGGAGAAACACTCTATGCATCCCCTCAGTTTCTTGGTGTCCTGGTAGTCCTCTGGTTTGATCCGCTGGATGCCCCTGGTTTCTGACTGGAGGTAGAGGCCCATGGCCCTCACCTTATCCTCTATTTCGCTCCTGTCAACCATGAGGTCCTTTATAACCGGGAGGTCTACTGGCTCAATAACGGCCCCATCCTCCACTTCTGCCCTGCATGCCAGGACAACCTCTCCGTTCATCTTAACAGCACATGAACCACACTGCCCTGCCCTGCATGAGCTTCTGAAGGCAATATTGGCATTATACATCTTATTTATAAGTTGAAGGGCATCAAGAACCTTCATTTTTTCCTTTGATGGTATATCATAACTTTCAAGGTGTGGTTTTTCATCTACACCCGGTTCAAACCTTAAAACTTTAACAATCATTTTTATCTCCGCACCGAATCATGTGAAGAAATTATTTAGAATTAACTGAATCCTAATTGTTCATGGTCCATATTAAGGTTTGTGATTCTAATTGATAAATTTTTTATAAAATGTTAATAGATGTATTCTGAGTACGGTTGCTATGGTGATTGCCTTGCAGGCCATCCAGCGCAGATTAATTGGATATTTTGAACTTTGAGGTGATTTCATGAAACTGGATGATATCCTTGACGCCGAAAGGGGCGATAGGTTATTCTTACTTGGTAACGAGGCAGCGGTGAGGGCTGCAATAGAGTCGGGGGTTGGTGTAGCAAGCACCTACCCGGGAACACCATCATCAGAGATAGGAAACGTCCTATCAAAGATTGCACAGAGGGCAGGTATCTATTTTGAGTTTTCAATAAATGAGAAGGTGGCACTTGAAGTCGCCGCGGCAGCCGCTGCCTCAGGAGTCCGCTCATTCGCATTCATGAAGCATGTGGGACTGAATGTTGCATCAGACTCATTCATGAGTATAGCATACACCGGTGTGAGGGCTGGAATGGTTGTACTATCTGCCGATGACCCCTCCATGTTTTCATCACAGAATGAACAGGATAACAGGCACTACGCACGCCTCGCATGGGTTCCACTCCTAGAACCCTCAAATCCACAGGAAATCCTTGAATACATGAATCATGCCTTTGAACTCTCTGAGGAATACAGGATACCGGTACTTTTAAGGACCACAACCAGGGTCTCACACATGAGGGGAGTTGTGGAGGCTGGCGAGAGAAGGGCGGAACCGGTGAAGGGGTTTTTCAGGAAGAATCCAGAGCAGTTTGTACCTGTACCCGCCACTGCAAGGATGATGCGCAGAGAACTTGTTGAGAAGATGAAGAAACTTAAGAGGGTTGCAGACACCTCAGAACTGAACAGGATACTCAATGAGGACTCTGAATCGGATCTGGGAATAATTGCATCTGGGGGGGCTTTCAACTATGTATACGATGCACTCCAGACACTTGGACTTGATGTCCCGGTCCTGAAACTGGGATTCACCTACCCCTTCCCTGCAGGACTTGTAGCAGAGTTTCTCTCTGGACTTGAAGGGGTGCTTGTTGTTGAGGAGGTGGACCCTGTAATGGAGAAGGAGGTCCTTGCAGTCGTGGCATTGGAGGGCCTTGATGTGGGGGTCCATGGAAAACTGGACGGCACACTCCCTGAGATATATGAGTACAGTGAGGACATAGTGAGAAGGGCCATTTCAGGACTCACAGGAATCAAAATCCATGAAAAGAAAATAGAAGCACCTGATTTACCTGAAAGACCTCCTGCACTCTGCCCCGGATGTCCCCATAGGGCCATGTACTATTCTGTGAGGAGGGCCGCCTCTGAGCTTGGTATTGAGGGGAAGGATCTCATATTCCCCACAGATATCGGGTGCTACACCCTTGGGATAGAGCCCCCCTACTCTGCGGCAGATTACCTCCTCAGCATGGGGTCCAGCGTGGGTACCGCCTGCGGGTTTTCGGCTGCAACATCCCAGAGGATAGTTTCCTTCATAGGGGATTCCACCTTTTTCCATGCAGGTATACCGCCACTCATAAATGCTGTCCACAACAGGCAGAGGTTTGTTCTGGTTATACTGGATAACAGGACAACCGCAATGACAGGTGGACAGCCACATCCGGGGCTTCCGGTTGATGGGATGGGGGAGGAGGCCCCAGCCATATCCATAGAGGATATAGCCAGGGCATGCGGTGTTGAATTTGTGGAGACCGTTAACCCCATGAACATAAGGAGATCCTCTGAAACCATCAGGAGGGCCCTTCAGCACGAATCTGTGGCCGTTGTTATATCCAGATATCCATGCATGCTATCTGAGGGCGCTGTCCGCGGAAGGCCGGTGAGGGTTGATGAGGAGAAATGTGACCTCTGTCTTGAATGCCTCAGTGAACTTGCCTGTCCAGCGATGGTTGAGGAGGATGGAAGGGTCTTCATAGATCCTCTCTACTGCAGGGGCTGTACAGTATGCCTCCAGATATGTCCAGCAGGAGCCATAAAACCGGAGGGAAAAAGATGAGCTACAACATTTATGTGTGTGGTGTTGGCGGCCAGGGGATAATAAAGACATCCGTTATAATCGGTGAGGCCGCCATGAATGAGGGAATGAATGTTGTCATGAGTGAAATCCATGGGATGGCCCAGAGAGGTGGTGCTGTCTCAACAGAGATAAGGTTCGGTGATGTGAGGGGTTCCATCATACCTCAGGGGGAGGCTGACCTTGTAATAGCCTTCGAACCCCTTGAGGCCCTGAGGGCACTCCCCAAAATGTCCGAAGACGCCTGTGTAATTGTGAATACATCAAAGATACCACCATTCAACCTGATAAAAAGCCCACACCCCTATCCTCCACTGGGAGAGATAATTAAAACTCTTGAGGAGAATACAGGAAGGGTGAGGAGCTTCAATGGGGAGAAAATCGCTGTTAAGGCCGGTCACATATTATCACTCAACATGGTTATGCTGGGCGCCGCAGCAGCCACCACTGGGTTTCCACTGGGTAAAGAGACACTTATAGAGTCCATGAAGAATAACCTGCCCCCAAAGTTGATGGAAGTGAACCTGAGGGCATTCCATGAGGGGTTTGAAGTCGTTAATTGTGAGTGAGTTTAAGGATTTAGAGTGGGTGAATAACCTCGGATGTGAGGTCATTGATGGTGAGTCATGGTTAAGGGTTTAGAGGATGTAGATATCCTCAGATGAAAGTACTGGGATCCCTGCATCTTCAAGTGCCCTTATGCCCTCATCAACATCCTCTGTCCTTATAACTACAACTGCCTTTTCCCCCTTTTTCTCAACGAAGGCGTAGATGTATTCCACGTTTATATCCCTCTCTGTGAGCACACCCAGTATACCGTCAAGTCCTCCAGGTTCATCGGGCACCTCAACGGCTATAACATCGTTAACCCTTACGACGAAGTTTTTCTTCTCAAGGGCTTTCCTTGCAGCTTCAGGATCTGAAACTATCATTCTCAGTATCCCAAATTCGGATGTGTCCGCAATGGAAAGGGCCCTTATGTTTACACCCTCCTCTGAAAGGGCGTGAATGGCATTTTTCAGCCTGCCCTTCCTGTTTTCAAGAAAGACTGATATCTGCTTCAGTTTCATTTAAGGCACCTCCATTAGTCAAATTTCCTCTTATCTATGACCCTTATTGCTTTACCCTCACTTCTTGGAAGGCTTCCCGGTTCCACAAGTGTGACGTTAACACGCAGACCTATTTCACTGTGTATATGCTTCTCTATCATCCTTCTGGCCTCTTCCACATGTTTGACCTCATCTGAGAAGAGTTCAGGGGACGCTTCAACCTGGACCTCAAGCTCATCCAGGAACTCGGGCCTGGTGACGACTATCTGGTAGTGCGGTTCAAGACCCTTTATCTTGAGTAGGGCCCTTTCGATCTGTGATGGGAAGACAATGACACCCCTGATCTTGAGCATGTCGTCGCTTCTACCGGTTATCCTGTCCATCCTCACAAGGGTACGTCCGCAACCGCATTCACCGTTCCTGAGAGCTGTTATATCCTTTGTCCTGAACCTGAGGATTGGCATGCCCTCCCTTGTGAGTGTGGTGAGTACCAGCTCCCCCTTTCTGCCATAGGGGAGTTTTTCTTCTGTTTTCGGGTCTATTATCTCAGGGTAGAAGTGGTCCTCAAAGATGTGGAGGCCATTCTTCTCGGTACACTCCTGGGCGACGCCTGGGCCTATTATCTCTGTGAGGCCATAGATGTTGAGGGCGGTGAGGCCCAGCCTTTCCTCTATGGTATTTCTCATTTCTTCAGTCCACATCTCGGCACCGAATATGCCTGATTTGAGGTTCAGACTTTCAATGTCGACGCCCTCCTTTTCAAGGACCTCTGCAAGGTAGAGTGCATAGGATGGTGTGCATGTTATTATTGTGGTCCCGAAGTCCTGCATTATCTCGATCTGCCTCTTGGTGTTACCCGCTGAGATTGGGATGACGGTGGCCCCTATCTTCTGGGCACCGTAGTGGACACCAAGGCCCCCTGTGAAAAGGCCGTAGCCATAGCAGTTCTGTATACGGTCCTTCTTTGTTGCCATCCCCATGGTCAGGGATCTTGCCATTACTTCCGACCATATTTCAAGGTCCCTTCTGGTGTAACCGGAAACCACTGGCTTACCGGTGGTCCCTGATGATGTGTGGACCTCCACTATATCCTCATCTGGCACTGCAAACATCCCGAAGGGGTATGCTTCCCTGAGGTCATTCTTTGTGGTGAAGGGCAGCTTCTCTATATCATCCAGTGTTTCTATGTCCTCTGGGAACACCTCTAAATCGTTTAAACGTTTGTTGTAGTATGGCACGTTTTCATAGGACCTTTTAACTGTCTCTTGCAGTCTCCTGAGCTGTAATTCCTGTTTTTCTTCCTGACTCATGCATTCTGCTTCAGGGTTCCATATCATTTTGATCTCCTTTGAATGTGATTCTCTCAGTTTTCTTTCTGTAAAGACTTATATGTTAATTATCATTATCGTTAATTATAAATTGTAACTGATAAACGTAAGGAGGATGTTGAATGGATTTTCTGGTACTGGGTATGGTTGTTCTCGTCTACTTCCTTCTTGTGGGCTATGTTGGTTATGTGGCCTGGAGGAGGACGGAGACCTCAGAGGACTATATGGTGGCCGGTAGGAAGACCCATCCTTACATCATGGCCATGAGTTATGGTGCCACGTTTATAAGTACGGCGGCGATTGTGGGTTTTGGTGGTATGGCCGGTGTGTTTGGGATGGGTATACTCTGGCTGGTGTTTCTCAACATACTTGTGGGTATTTTCATTGCCTTTGTGTTCTTTGGTAAGCGTACAAGGAAGATGGGTCATAACATGTCTGCCCTAACTTTCCCGGAGTTTCTGGGGAGGAGGTTCAATAGCAAGTTCCTCCAGTCCTTTGGTGGGGCCATAATATTCCTGGGAATGCCACTCTACGCATCAGTGGTCCTTATAGGGGCCGCAAGGTTTATTGAAACCACCCTTGGTCTTAACTTCAACATAGCCCTCATCCTGATGGCTTTTATTGTTGCTGTTTATGTCGTCCTGGGTGGTATACGTGGTGTGATGTATACTGATGCCCTTCAGGGGACCATAATGTTTCTGGGTATGATTTTCCTTGTTGTGTCAACCTATTATATCCTTGGTGGTGTGGTGGACGCTCATCAGGCCCTCACCAGCATGTCTTCTCTGGTGCCTGCTAAGGCTAGGGCTCTGGGTGCAACTGGCTGGACCAGCATGCCTGTTTATGGCAGCCCCTACTGGTGGACCCTCCTCTCAACCATAATACTCGGTGTGGGTGTGGGTGTCCTTGCCCAGCCACAGCTTGTGGTGAGGTTCATGACGGTGAGGTCCAACAGGGAGCTCAACAGGGGTGTTCTAATAGGTGCTCTCTTTATATTTGTGATGACATGGAGCGCCTATGTGGTCGGGGCCCTT
This genomic stretch from Methanothermobacter sp. harbors:
- the glyS gene encoding glycine--tRNA ligase, which encodes MNHEKTMTVARKRGFLWSSFEIYSGVAGFVDYGPLGATLKNKIMNRWREFYVVREGFYEIESPTIMPEEALKASGHVDHFNDPMTQCKECMDVYRADHIIEEATGRDVEGLENQELTEIISDEAIRCPRCGGHLTHVWSYNLMFQTLIGAKGKKTGYLRPETAQGIFIPFKRLLRFFRNRLPFGVVQLGKSYRNEISPRQGVIRLREFTQAEAEIFVNPEDKSHPEFDTVKGDKLRLYSADAQLDGSEPSEMTAAEAVEKGVVSSEILTYHLCLAKRFLTDIGIPEDALRFRQHLPSEMAHYAIDCWDVEAFTDSYGWIEIIGIADRTDYDLRSHSQYSGEDLRVFIEYDKPKKIKRRTVKPDMGRLGPRFRKDAKRIAQALSEIEADEVEKAFKNDGRFILEGEFEILPDDVSFEDVEKVVTGEKVYPHVIEPSFGIDRIIYTLLLHSLVDEDDRTYFRLPPHVAPVEVSVFPLVNKKEMVEVALEIKRKLRKSGFIAEFDSSGTIGRRYARSDEIGVPFAVTVDHETLQDGTVTLRMRDDCSQIRLKIEELDSKLKDLIGS
- the dcd gene encoding dCTP deaminase — protein: MAILSDRDIKRYLEEGLITIDPLDDPERQIQPSSVDLRIGDEFRGFRVIRKPCIDPKDPADIESYMETFHVEEGPFIIHPGEFALATTYEYIGLPDNLVARVEGRSSIGRLGITMHVTAGYVDPGFHGRITLEISNIGKMPVALYPGQRVCQIVFETMTSPAEKPYGHPSRESKYIGQTRPQTSRIKDDYEIRTSRI
- a CDS encoding DUF1512 family protein, encoding MDMAGLIIFIVLIIFLPVIIRMRMFSAVEGAIRELDDMEKKARKTIMDLSGITDEGLLDDCLEFFIVPPSDIDPSGLADKFRRLLEMGDLRIREMVEEISPDADSEKKASIIMCIKVTAGIRGILKFLRHNLELSRKTGNLQILVALQMNLELIMRTARAYLEGCRAISSSLPLGDGAGPLTAGMLIDEEDSKKHLHEMVYVRKRFMDKDIGILKPHGPGSRLGMVVKALEEILSEDEFHEVIMVDAAAKLEGEKTGAVAEGVGVAIGGPGVEKWFMENMILEHRTHAIIIKMSPEEAMSQMTREILDACSVARSRIEDIISRSDADSILIIGVGNSSGIPDAVENPKEIKVKEKDDTPG
- a CDS encoding TrmJ/YjtD family RNA methyltransferase, whose amino-acid sequence is MEVYELLSRNIGVVFVEPETPGNVGFLARAMKNFGLQNLILINPCILEDEAYYQAMHARDLVEDAIIYQTLDEMIEKLEPDFLVGTTGVPGGSYNVDRIPLRPSQLASAINPSSRTFILFGREGDGLSNRELGLCDMVVSIPTDREYPIMNITHAAAIIFYEIFKKRDFDCEGLEEASGVEKKLLVDEMDEILSLIDIPPHKERVASRVFRNVTGRAFITAREAHTLKGVLRRIKNRMKE
- the tfrB gene encoding fumarate reductase (CoM/CoB) subunit TfrB, whose protein sequence is MIVKVLRFEPGVDEKPHLESYDIPSKEKMKVLDALQLINKMYNANIAFRSSCRAGQCGSCAVKMNGEVVLACRAEVEDGAVIEPVDLPVIKDLMVDRSEIEDKVRAMGLYLQSETRGIQRIKPEDYQDTKKLRGCIECFSCISSCPVIKESTEYAGPYFMRYISKFAFDPRDEAKRAAGAVKEGLYCCTTCGKCAEVCPKELNVPGDAIEKLRAMACREGAGPLDAHRKIKKLISETGRSVDRIKDGFIESVARKPDSRIGFFTGCLVDYRMPEVGMALLRVLREHGFEVDVPDGQVCCGSPMIRTGQLDIVEDLVEKNRRALEGYDTIITVCAGCGATLKKDYPRYGVELNVFDISEFLADRIDDIKMKPVNMRVTYHDPCHLLRGQGVKLEPRKILNSIPGLEFVEMEKQGQCCGSGGGVKSGKPEIAESLGRKKAEMIRKLNVDAVITICPFCQLHIKDSLEKEGLGDVKVMNILELLDMAYSDD
- the iorA gene encoding indolepyruvate ferredoxin oxidoreductase subunit alpha, whose translation is MKLDDILDAERGDRLFLLGNEAAVRAAIESGVGVASTYPGTPSSEIGNVLSKIAQRAGIYFEFSINEKVALEVAAAAAASGVRSFAFMKHVGLNVASDSFMSIAYTGVRAGMVVLSADDPSMFSSQNEQDNRHYARLAWVPLLEPSNPQEILEYMNHAFELSEEYRIPVLLRTTTRVSHMRGVVEAGERRAEPVKGFFRKNPEQFVPVPATARMMRRELVEKMKKLKRVADTSELNRILNEDSESDLGIIASGGAFNYVYDALQTLGLDVPVLKLGFTYPFPAGLVAEFLSGLEGVLVVEEVDPVMEKEVLAVVALEGLDVGVHGKLDGTLPEIYEYSEDIVRRAISGLTGIKIHEKKIEAPDLPERPPALCPGCPHRAMYYSVRRAASELGIEGKDLIFPTDIGCYTLGIEPPYSAADYLLSMGSSVGTACGFSAATSQRIVSFIGDSTFFHAGIPPLINAVHNRQRFVLVILDNRTTAMTGGQPHPGLPVDGMGEEAPAISIEDIARACGVEFVETVNPMNIRRSSETIRRALQHESVAVVISRYPCMLSEGAVRGRPVRVDEEKCDLCLECLSELACPAMVEEDGRVFIDPLYCRGCTVCLQICPAGAIKPEGKR
- a CDS encoding indolepyruvate oxidoreductase subunit beta, producing the protein MSYNIYVCGVGGQGIIKTSVIIGEAAMNEGMNVVMSEIHGMAQRGGAVSTEIRFGDVRGSIIPQGEADLVIAFEPLEALRALPKMSEDACVIVNTSKIPPFNLIKSPHPYPPLGEIIKTLEENTGRVRSFNGEKIAVKAGHILSLNMVMLGAAAATTGFPLGKETLIESMKNNLPPKLMEVNLRAFHEGFEVVNCE
- a CDS encoding ACT domain-containing protein, whose protein sequence is MKLKQISVFLENRKGRLKNAIHALSEEGVNIRALSIADTSEFGILRMIVSDPEAARKALEKKNFVVRVNDVIAVEVPDEPGGLDGILGVLTERDINVEYIYAFVEKKGEKAVVVIRTEDVDEGIRALEDAGIPVLSSEDIYIL
- a CDS encoding phenylacetate--CoA ligase, with the protein product MIWNPEAECMSQEEKQELQLRRLQETVKRSYENVPYYNKRLNDLEVFPEDIETLDDIEKLPFTTKNDLREAYPFGMFAVPDEDIVEVHTSSGTTGKPVVSGYTRRDLEIWSEVMARSLTMGMATKKDRIQNCYGYGLFTGGLGVHYGAQKIGATVIPISAGNTKRQIEIMQDFGTTIITCTPSYALYLAEVLEKEGVDIESLNLKSGIFGAEMWTEEMRNTIEERLGLTALNIYGLTEIIGPGVAQECTEKNGLHIFEDHFYPEIIDPKTEEKLPYGRKGELVLTTLTREGMPILRFRTKDITALRNGECGCGRTLVRMDRITGRSDDMLKIRGVIVFPSQIERALLKIKGLEPHYQIVVTRPEFLDELEVQVEASPELFSDEVKHVEEARRMIEKHIHSEIGLRVNVTLVEPGSLPRSEGKAIRVIDKRKFD
- a CDS encoding sodium:solute symporter produces the protein MDFLVLGMVVLVYFLLVGYVGYVAWRRTETSEDYMVAGRKTHPYIMAMSYGATFISTAAIVGFGGMAGVFGMGILWLVFLNILVGIFIAFVFFGKRTRKMGHNMSALTFPEFLGRRFNSKFLQSFGGAIIFLGMPLYASVVLIGAARFIETTLGLNFNIALILMAFIVAVYVVLGGIRGVMYTDALQGTIMFLGMIFLVVSTYYILGGVVDAHQALTSMSSLVPAKARALGATGWTSMPVYGSPYWWTLLSTIILGVGVGVLAQPQLVVRFMTVRSNRELNRGVLIGALFIFVMTWSAYVVGALSNVYFFKKAGVISLKAAGGNADKIIPVFINSAMPEWFSYLFMLTLLSAAMSTLSAQFHVQGTAIGRDVYETIRNRKGERSVLIARGGIIIAVLIAVVLGYLLPGSIIAQGTALFFGICAASFLSVYVAAIFWRRATREGAIAGMVSGAIVSLLWLLFEYKKTAEALGIAKAIFGGPVISSMPWPVVDPILIGVPVSAIFMVAVSLLTEPPSREHVERCFEGV